The following is a genomic window from Thaumasiovibrio subtropicus.
TGCAGCGCCTTCGACCTCAAATGCGTAGCCAATATCTGCGCCAAATTTGAATGTGTCACCATCGCCTTTCCAACTACCAACCGAGATATCGCTATTTCTTTCGTACACAAAATGCAGACCAAAGATCTGATTGAAGTCATAGCCATACTCCAACAATAACCCATCTCCATAACTGTGATTATCCGCCTCCATTGAGCTAAAACCGATACCGACTCGATGACCTTGGACGTGAGCAAATGCAGTTGACGAAATTAATGAAGCTAAAAGAGTGAGGGCGAGTTTGTTTTTCATTATTTTTCCTGTTTCTACGATTTCAAACCAAGGAAAAACAATACAGATTTGCATGCTTAAATTATTGATTTAAGAACGGAAAAATCGACACGCCAGTTAAAAATAGTAAGAAAGTTTTTCAGATATCGATTAACTTATTAGTGCTTTTAATATTTGTAACTTCATAAGCCGATTTGCCCTTTGCAGCCGCTCACTTAACTGGGCGACAGTTTGGATTTCGCTCGCAACCGACGAACACATTTCTTGCTATAAGAATCGAGTAGGAGGAGGCCTCACGGCCTCCGTCCTCTCACACCACCGTACAAGCGTGGGTCGCATACGGCGGTTCCGAATATATTTTCAGTGACTCATACCCGTCTCGCAACGAGTATAATTCCCTCTCATTGAACCAGTTAACTGGCATGGCGTGATTCAACTGGGGCGTTAACGCCAGGTGCCACCAACCTTTATCTGACATCGCTAGCTTCCACGCATTGCGCTCTGTTACACCTTGTCGCTGTAACCATGTCGCTATGCTGTATCTGCGTTTGCGCTGCTTCAGTCGGTAGCATCTTAATCGACGTCGTATCCATTCGTCTAAACGCTGCATCGCGCTCTTACGTATGGCGAGCTTGAAGTAGTGCTGCCAACCTCGTAGGTATTGGGTTAACTCGGTGATGATTTCCGATAACTCTCGACCTCGATTTCGCTTCGTTATTTTCCGCACTCGCTTCTTCATTTGAGCTTGTGCCGATTTCGATATCAGGATTGCTCCATCTCTCTTGAAGCTATGGCCTAGGTAAGCTCGCTCCGTCACTCTTGTCGCGGCGCTTTTCTCACGATTTACCGTGAGCTTTAGCTTCTGCTCCAAGAACTCCGTTATCGACGCTTTGACTCGATGGGCGGCTTCCTCACTACGAACGTAGATTTGGCAGTCGTCTGCATATCGACAGAACTTATGCCCCCTTCGCTCTAACTCTTTATCCAGTTCATCTAATACGATATTAGAAAGTAACGGAGATAATGGCCCGCCCTGTGGCGTGCCTCGTTGTCTCTGTTCAACTATCCCATTTCGCATTAAGCCTGCCTGTAGATATGCCCTGATTAGCTTTAACACTCGCTTATCATCAATGTCCTGCGATAGTCTGTACATCAGCCTATCGTGGTTCACTGTGTCGAAGTATTTCGCTAAGTCGATATCTACAACATAACCTCGACCATCCCTGATATAGCGACTTGCCGCTGCTAACGCATCATGCGCACTGCGGTTCGGCCTGAACCCATAACTACTGGCGGAGAACTTAGGCTCATAGATATCAGTCAGCACCGATGTCATTGCCTGTTGAACAACCCTATCAAGCACCGTGGGGATGCCTAGTTGCCTTACACCACCATTAGGTTTAGGGATTTCTACACCAAGGACTGGTTGAGGTTGGTAGCTTCCGTCCAGAAGACTCTGCCGGAGCGCTTGCCCATTTGAAGCTTGTCGAAGTTTTGAGATGGTCGCTGTGATATCGAGCCTGTCGACACCTGCGCACCCCTTGTTCTTCTTCACGCGTCGAAGAGCATGGTTCAGATTCGCTGAGGCGCTGATTTGTTCCATCAGCGGAGTTGGGGTCACCAAGACTCGTCCTCTTTTCTACGCCGATCATGCTTGTCATTCTTCGTGACCGTGAGCTTTACTTGCGGTATTGCCCTTTGGAACGTAGAGATGTTATTCATCTTGCTATGACTCCACATGATTGAGTAAATAGTGACTGCTTCTTGATATATTCAGTTCAGGCCTTCCCTTGAGTTGTACTTCCTCAAAGTACTATGCCTTCTGCTGACTTCTCATTGCTCATCACACAACATCACTGCTGTATTAGTCTCGACTGAGACAAGCAATAAGATCTCCCGAGGTAAGACGTTGCTCTTTCCCTTGGTCGTGCCTGATTTACCTATACACACTTCCCGTCGAGGCATTGGGCTATTCTATCTATTGCTAGGTTACCCAAGTTGTACTGGCCTACTATCAGGTTTCTGTCCGTCACAACCAAGTTTTGCCATTTGCTTCCTTCAGATTTCACCTCACGGTGAACACCCTTGCATAGGCTAACGGTTCTCGCTCGACTGAGCCCGTAGAGGACTTTCACCTCCTAGATCAACGCCATGCTCGGCGCACAACAAAAAAGCCCTCCGAAGAGGGCTTTCAAACTTCATCTGGTGTCGTTAACCAATAAACTCAGCACCGCCCATGTAAGGCTTCAGTACTTCAGGGATCGCAATGCGACCATCTTCCTGCTGGTAGTTCTCCAGAATAGCAACCATGGTACGACCCACAGCAAGGCCTGAGCCATTTAACGTATGCAGAAGTTCAGGCTTCTTCTCGCCTTTACGACGGAAGCGCGCTTGCATACGGCGTGCTTGGAAGTCACCACAGTTAGAACATGATGAAATCTCGCGGTACGTGTTCTGTGCAGGTAGCCACACTTCAAGATCGTAAGTCTTCGTCGCACCAAAGCCCATATCGCCCGTACAAAGAATCACTTTACGGTAAGGCAGTTCAAGAAGCTGTAGGACTTTCTCAGCTTGACCGGTTAGCTCTTCCAATGCCGCCATTGACTCTTCCGGCTTAGTGATTTGAACCAGCTCTACTTTGTCAAACTGGTGCATACGGATCAAACCGCGCGTATCTCGACCGTACGAACCCGCTTCAGAACGGAAACACGGCGTATGTGCCGTCATCTTAATAGGCAAATCAGCTTCGTCCACAATGACGTCACGCACCATATTGGTCAGTGGGACTTCTGCCGTTGGGATTAGAGAAAGACCTTGGCCTTCTTCTGTCGCTGGTTGCGTGTGGAATAGATCTTCACCGAATTTAGGCAACTGACCCGTGCCCATTAGGCTGTCGGCATTAACGAGGTAAGGCACATACATCTCTGTATAACCGTGCTCTTCGGTGTGTAAGTTCAGCATGAACTGCGCCAACGCACGGTGTAAACGCGCGAACTGGCCTTTCATCACGATGAAACGCGAACCAGACAGCTTCACTGCGCTAGAGAAATCAAGGCCATCGCCCATTTCACCGAGATCGACATGATCACGCACTTCGAAGGCATACTGTTTAGGTTCACCCCAAACGGCAACTTCTACGTTCTCTTCTTCATCTTTACCAACGGGTACACCGTCGGCGGGTACGTTTGGCACAGTTAATGTGATTGCACTCAGCTCTTCTTGAAGCGCAGCAAGGGCTTTTTTGGCATCGTCTAGTTCACTACCTAGATTCGCCACTTCAGCCATAATCTTATCAGCTTCTTCGTGATCGCCTTTCGCCTTCGCCTGACCGATGGACTTGGAGCGGGAGTTACGTTGCGCCTGAAGCTCTTCAGTTTTCACCTGAAGGGACTTACGCTTTTCTTCTAGTTCGCGGAGGGTGTCCACATCGAGGTTAAAACCACGATGTGCCAGTTTGGCCGCTGTCTCATCCAGCTCAGTACGAAGTAATTTTGAATCTAGCATGCTAATCCTGTGCTCATGAATATGCGAAAATGCACAAAAAATGGGTTTGAAACATTATGCCCCAGCAAATGGGGGAATAACGCTAAACAATATCAAAAAAAGGCCCGTTAAGGGTAGCGCTTTGTCGGGCTTTTTTGGTCGAGAGAGCGCAGATATTCCAGCTTCTCACTCAATTTGATCTCTAAACCACGATTTGATGGCTGATAATAACGCGTACCGGCCATTTCCTCTGGAAAGTAGCTCTCACCGGCCGCATACGCGCCCGGCTCATTATGGGCGTAGCGGTACTCCTCCCCATAACCGAGATCTTTCATCAACTTGGTCGGCGCATTGCGAAGGTGAGGGGGGACTTCGTAATCAGGAAGATCTCTTGCATCTCTTTGTGCTTGCTTCCATGCCATGTAAACCGCATTACTTTTCGGCGCACAAGCGAGATAAACGATCGCCTGCGCGATAGCCCTTTCGCCTTCATATGCCCCTATACGCGTGAAGCAGTCCCAAGCAGAGACGGCGACTTGCATCGCTCTTGGGTCCGCATTGCCAATGTCTTCTGAGGCGATGGCCAATAAACGGCGGGCGATATATAACGGGTCGCAACCAGCATGAATCATGCGTGCAAACCAATACAATGCACCATCAGGGTCTGAGCCACGTACCGATTTATGAACCGCTGAAATCAAGTCGTACCAAAGGTCACCTTTATTGTCGAATCTTGCTACTCGCTCTCCGGTCACTTCCGCCAGTAATGCCATTGAGACAATTTTGTTGCCATCACTGTCGGCTTCACACATGTCATCCAACAACTCAAGGTAGTTGAGAGACATACGTGCATCCCCATTAACGAGATCGGCAAGGCCTGTTTTGACGTCTTCCGAGATTTGCAACGGACTGTTACCCAAGCCCCGCTCTTTATCTGACAACGCTTGGTCGATAACGATACGAATTTCATCCGCTGTCAGCGATTTCAGTTTATAGACGCGCGCACGCGATAACAGTGCGTTATTGAGCTCAAAAGACGGGTTTTCGGTGGTTGCACCAATGAAGGTGACAGTGCCATCCTCGATATGCGGTAGAAAAGCATCTTGCTGGCTTTTATTGAATCGATGTACCTCATCGACAAAGAGTAATGTACGACGCCCAGCTAACTTGTTTTCACGGGCCTTGTCGATGGCGGCTCGAATATCCTTGACGCCAGAGGTTACTGCACTGACACGCTCCACTTCCGCATTGGTGTAATGCGCGGCAACCTCCGCCAAGGTGGTTTTGCCTGTACCTGGCGGTCCCCACAAGATCATTGAGTAGACTTGATGCGCTTCTAAGGCGCGGCGCAGGGGTTTACCCTCACCTAAGATGTGCTGCTGACCAATGTATTCATCCATCGTTCTTGGCCGCATGCGCGCAGCCAAAGGACGAAAATCATCAGCAAAGTCGAGAGAGAGATTATTCACAATAGATTATCGTTGATCATCAACATCAACGCCTTCAGGCACGGTAAACGTGAAGAAGTCATCATGAGGCAAACCAGTCGTGGTGAAGTCATTAAACTGATAGTTGGTCCGCTGCCCATCTTGTTCTACCAAAGTAAACTGAGAGATACGTCCACTATCTTGAATCGTGATTTCCAATGCTTGGTTGCTACTCGCACCAGATTTTGGCGTCAGCGCAAACACATCGTTATCTTGCGAGACGGTGTAATCTTGCCAATCTGACGCTTGGTTTCCTGCCAATAACATAAACGGGGTGTGTGCGGTGACATCATCAAAACGTTGAATCGTCACCTGCTCGAGGAACTCATCAAAATGCCATAAGTCCACACCGTTCGTAGAAAGTACAATCGGCACTTCAGTGCGCATAAAGAAACGGTTCGGGCGTTTTAGTACCATCTCCCCCGTCTCGCTCGCAATTTGCGTGCCTTCAGGGCTCACTACCTTCTGCACATAATTGGTGCTAAACGCATCCACTTTATCCAAACGCTCAATCAGGGCTTGCTGTGCTGAAGCCCATACGGCTGGCGATACAAGCGCCAGTATTACTGCAAGTTTTTTCATTAATTAGTCTCTTGGAGGTGGCGGCGGTGCTAGCACTTCACGGTTACCATTATGGCCTGGGGCACTCACGATACCATGCGCTTCCAATTGTTCGACAATGCGCGCCGCGCGGTTATAACCAATCTTAAATCGTCGTTGCACCCCTGATACCGAGCCGCGTCGCGATTCCGCGACAAAGGCGGCGACCTGATCAAACAGTTGATCTAGCTCTTCCTCGCCATCAGGGGTTTCACCAGGCAGCAGGCTTTCTGCCCCCTGATCATCATTCAATATCGCATCGATATACTGAGGTTTGCCGCGTGCTTTC
Proteins encoded in this region:
- the serS gene encoding serine--tRNA ligase; this encodes MLDSKLLRTELDETAAKLAHRGFNLDVDTLRELEEKRKSLQVKTEELQAQRNSRSKSIGQAKAKGDHEEADKIMAEVANLGSELDDAKKALAALQEELSAITLTVPNVPADGVPVGKDEEENVEVAVWGEPKQYAFEVRDHVDLGEMGDGLDFSSAVKLSGSRFIVMKGQFARLHRALAQFMLNLHTEEHGYTEMYVPYLVNADSLMGTGQLPKFGEDLFHTQPATEEGQGLSLIPTAEVPLTNMVRDVIVDEADLPIKMTAHTPCFRSEAGSYGRDTRGLIRMHQFDKVELVQITKPEESMAALEELTGQAEKVLQLLELPYRKVILCTGDMGFGATKTYDLEVWLPAQNTYREISSCSNCGDFQARRMQARFRRKGEKKPELLHTLNGSGLAVGRTMVAILENYQQEDGRIAIPEVLKPYMGGAEFIG
- the lolA gene encoding outer membrane lipoprotein chaperone LolA; translated protein: MKKLAVILALVSPAVWASAQQALIERLDKVDAFSTNYVQKVVSPEGTQIASETGEMVLKRPNRFFMRTEVPIVLSTNGVDLWHFDEFLEQVTIQRFDDVTAHTPFMLLAGNQASDWQDYTVSQDNDVFALTPKSGASSNQALEITIQDSGRISQFTLVEQDGQRTNYQFNDFTTTGLPHDDFFTFTVPEGVDVDDQR
- a CDS encoding outer membrane beta-barrel protein — protein: MKNKLALTLLASLISSTAFAHVQGHRVGIGFSSMEADNHSYGDGLLLEYGYDFNQIFGLHFVYERNSDISVGSWKGDGDTFKFGADIGYAFEVEGAAIKPFFRLGFFSYDESGFGCQWNGCWSTKYSDSGVYTGLGVRGMIGPGYVEIGKDFFDIDNIDADHFHIKFGMNF
- the ltrA gene encoding group II intron reverse transcriptase/maturase; translation: MEQISASANLNHALRRVKKNKGCAGVDRLDITATISKLRQASNGQALRQSLLDGSYQPQPVLGVEIPKPNGGVRQLGIPTVLDRVVQQAMTSVLTDIYEPKFSASSYGFRPNRSAHDALAAASRYIRDGRGYVVDIDLAKYFDTVNHDRLMYRLSQDIDDKRVLKLIRAYLQAGLMRNGIVEQRQRGTPQGGPLSPLLSNIVLDELDKELERRGHKFCRYADDCQIYVRSEEAAHRVKASITEFLEQKLKLTVNREKSAATRVTERAYLGHSFKRDGAILISKSAQAQMKKRVRKITKRNRGRELSEIITELTQYLRGWQHYFKLAIRKSAMQRLDEWIRRRLRCYRLKQRKRRYSIATWLQRQGVTERNAWKLAMSDKGWWHLALTPQLNHAMPVNWFNERELYSLRDGYESLKIYSEPPYATHACTVV
- a CDS encoding replication-associated recombination protein A; translated protein: MNNLSLDFADDFRPLAARMRPRTMDEYIGQQHILGEGKPLRRALEAHQVYSMILWGPPGTGKTTLAEVAAHYTNAEVERVSAVTSGVKDIRAAIDKARENKLAGRRTLLFVDEVHRFNKSQQDAFLPHIEDGTVTFIGATTENPSFELNNALLSRARVYKLKSLTADEIRIVIDQALSDKERGLGNSPLQISEDVKTGLADLVNGDARMSLNYLELLDDMCEADSDGNKIVSMALLAEVTGERVARFDNKGDLWYDLISAVHKSVRGSDPDGALYWFARMIHAGCDPLYIARRLLAIASEDIGNADPRAMQVAVSAWDCFTRIGAYEGERAIAQAIVYLACAPKSNAVYMAWKQAQRDARDLPDYEVPPHLRNAPTKLMKDLGYGEEYRYAHNEPGAYAAGESYFPEEMAGTRYYQPSNRGLEIKLSEKLEYLRSLDQKSPTKRYP